The following nucleotide sequence is from Azoarcus sp. CIB.
GAACGGCCTCAGCTTCGGCCTTATGCTGTTCCTGCTCGCGGCCGGCCTCACGCTCGTGTTCGGCATCATGGACACGATGAACCTCGCGCACGGGTCCCTCTACATGGCCGGCGCCTACGTCGCCGCGCGCGTGCATGAGGCGAGCGGCAGCTTCGTCGGCGCGGTGCTGGTCGCGGTCGCGGCGACGGTGCTGGTAGCCTTCGTGCTCGAACTGCTGATCGTGCGCAAACTCTACGCGCGCGACCACCTCGCGCAGGTCATCGCGACCTTCGGCGTGATCCTGATCGCCGACGATGCGGTGAAGGCGATCTGGGGGCCGTCGCCGGTGATGGCGACGATGCCCGCCGCGCTCGCGGGGCCGGTGCAGCTGCTGCCGGAGCTGCCGTATCCGGCCTACCGGCTGGTGCTGTTGGCGGTGGGGCTGCTGGTCGCGATCGGGCTGTACGTGCTGGTGAATCACACCCGTGTCGGCATGCTCGTGCGTGCGGGTGCGTCGAACCGCAAGATGGCGGAATTCATGGGGGTGCGTGTCGGGCGAGTGTTCTCCTTTGTGTTCGCGCTCGGCGCGGCGCTCGCGGCGCTCGCCGGGGCGCTGATGGGGCCGATCAGCGCGGTGCAGATCGGCATGGGCGAGGCGATCCTGATCCCGGCGCTGGTGGTGATCGTGATCGGCGGCATCGGCTCGGTACGCGGTGCCTTCGTCGCGGCGCTGCTGGTTGGCCTCGTCGACACCGCGGGGCGCGCCTTCTTGCCGCCGCTGCTGCGCTCGGCGCTGCCGCCGGCGCTCGCGGCGGACCTCGGCCCTGCATTCGCCGGGATTGCGATGTACGTGCTGATGGCGGCCGTGCTGATCCTGAAGCCGGCGGGCCTGTTCCCGGCGCGGGCGTGAGGGGGCGGCGATGAGTGACAAGCCGGATTCCTTGGCCGCGATTCCGTCGTCGGGCGGTATTTCGCGCTGGCTGCCGTGGGCGCTGCTCGTCGTGCTGGCGCTCATGCCGGTCGTCGGTGCCGGGCTGGGCCTCGACTACTACGTCGGCTTCGTGCGCCGCATGCTGATCGTGATGATCGCGGCCACCAGCCTCAACTTCATCCTCGGCTACGGCGGCATGGCGGCGCTGGGTCACGCGGGTTTCATCGGCGTGGGGGCCTACACGGTGGTCGCGCTCGTCGATGCGGGGGTGAGTTCCGCATGGACTGCGTGGGGTGCCGCGGTGCTGGTCTCGGGCGCATTCGCCGCGCTGATCGGGGCGGTGTCGT
It contains:
- a CDS encoding branched-chain amino acid ABC transporter permease, with product MNSIFVFEQLLNGLSFGLMLFLLAAGLTLVFGIMDTMNLAHGSLYMAGAYVAARVHEASGSFVGAVLVAVAATVLVAFVLELLIVRKLYARDHLAQVIATFGVILIADDAVKAIWGPSPVMATMPAALAGPVQLLPELPYPAYRLVLLAVGLLVAIGLYVLVNHTRVGMLVRAGASNRKMAEFMGVRVGRVFSFVFALGAALAALAGALMGPISAVQIGMGEAILIPALVVIVIGGIGSVRGAFVAALLVGLVDTAGRAFLPPLLRSALPPALAADLGPAFAGIAMYVLMAAVLILKPAGLFPARA